The Endozoicomonas montiporae CL-33 genome contains a region encoding:
- the folE gene encoding GTP cyclohydrolase I FolE, whose product MTDNLSEHYKAIIESLGEDIHRNGLVDTPARAAKAMQYLTRGYQQSLEDIVNGAIFDSDISEMVVIKDIELYSLCEHHMLPFIGKCHIGYIPNGKVLGLSKFARIVDMFARRLQIQENMTKQIADAIVEATGAKGVGVVIEAQHMCMMMRGVEKQNSSMTSSVMLGLMRDNLPSREEFLQFIR is encoded by the coding sequence ATGACTGACAACCTGAGCGAACATTACAAAGCGATCATTGAATCTCTGGGTGAAGATATCCACAGGAACGGTCTGGTTGACACCCCCGCCCGGGCGGCAAAAGCCATGCAGTATCTGACCAGAGGCTACCAGCAAAGTCTGGAAGACATCGTCAACGGTGCCATTTTCGACTCAGATATCAGTGAAATGGTTGTCATCAAGGATATTGAACTGTACTCCCTCTGCGAGCATCACATGCTGCCCTTTATTGGCAAGTGCCACATTGGCTATATTCCCAATGGTAAGGTGCTGGGGCTGTCCAAGTTTGCCCGCATTGTCGATATGTTCGCCCGTCGCCTGCAGATTCAGGAAAACATGACCAAACAGATTGCCGATGCGATTGTAGAGGCGACAGGTGCCAAAGGCGTAGGCGTGGTGATCGAAGCCCAGCACATGTGCATGATGATGCGCGGTGTCGAAAAGCAGAACTCGTCCATGACCTCTTCTGTCATGCTCGGACTGATGCGCGACAATCTCCCCAGCCGGGAAGAGTTTCTGCAGTTTATTCGTTAA
- the tdh gene encoding L-threonine 3-dehydrogenase, producing MKTLAKLKGEKGIWQAEKPKPEPGYNDVLIKIRKTAICGTDMHIYHWDEWSQNTIPKGMHVGHEFVGEIVEMGEGVRGFEIGQRVSGEGHITCGHCRNCRAGRRHLCNFTVGVGVNREGAFAEYLCIPASNAFPIPDDISDDLASIFDPFGNAVHTALSFDLVGEDVLITGAGPIGIMAVAICKYVGARNVVITDVNDYRLELARKMGATRAVNVAQEDLKDVMQELGMVEGFDVGLEMSGNGRAFQQMLECMNYGGKVSLLGIPSSDTTIDWNQVIFKGLIIKGIYGREMYETWYKMTSMLQSGLDISPVITHRMNVDDFEKGFEIMGSGQSGKVILDWS from the coding sequence ATGAAAACACTGGCCAAGCTGAAAGGCGAAAAAGGCATTTGGCAGGCAGAGAAGCCAAAGCCGGAACCGGGCTATAACGACGTTCTGATTAAAATCCGCAAGACGGCTATCTGCGGTACCGATATGCACATTTACCATTGGGATGAGTGGTCGCAGAACACCATTCCCAAGGGTATGCATGTTGGTCACGAGTTTGTGGGTGAAATCGTGGAAATGGGCGAAGGCGTCCGCGGCTTTGAAATCGGGCAGCGCGTGTCCGGCGAAGGTCACATCACCTGTGGCCACTGCCGAAACTGTCGCGCCGGCCGTCGTCATCTGTGCAACTTCACTGTTGGTGTGGGTGTGAACCGGGAAGGTGCTTTTGCTGAATACCTGTGTATTCCGGCTTCCAATGCATTCCCGATTCCGGATGATATCAGTGACGACCTGGCCTCTATTTTCGATCCGTTCGGTAACGCCGTTCATACCGCTCTGTCGTTTGACCTGGTGGGTGAAGACGTCCTGATTACCGGAGCTGGACCTATTGGCATTATGGCGGTTGCTATCTGTAAGTACGTAGGTGCTCGTAATGTTGTCATTACCGATGTGAATGATTACCGTCTGGAGTTGGCGCGTAAGATGGGTGCCACCCGTGCCGTCAACGTTGCTCAGGAAGACCTGAAAGACGTCATGCAGGAACTGGGCATGGTTGAAGGTTTTGATGTGGGTCTGGAAATGTCCGGCAATGGCCGTGCATTTCAGCAGATGCTTGAATGCATGAACTACGGCGGCAAGGTGTCTCTGCTGGGTATTCCTTCCAGTGATACCACCATTGACTGGAATCAGGTGATCTTTAAAGGTCTGATCATCAAGGGCATCTACGGCCGTGAAATGTATGAAACCTGGTACAAAATGACCAGCATGCTGCAGTCCGGTCTGGATATTTCTCCGGTCATTACGCACCGTATGAACGTGGATGATTTTGAAAAAGGTTTTGAAATCATGGGTTCAGGGCAGTCTGGAAAAGTGATTCTGGACTGGAGCTAA